One region of Arvicola amphibius chromosome 3, mArvAmp1.2, whole genome shotgun sequence genomic DNA includes:
- the Idh3a gene encoding isocitrate dehydrogenase [NAD] subunit alpha, mitochondrial isoform X2, whose translation MAGSAWVSKVSRLLGAFHNTKQVQTVTLIPGDGIGPEISASVMKIFDAAKAPIQWEERNVTAIQGPGGKWMIPPEAKESMDKNKMGLKGPLKTPIAAGHPSMNLLLRKTFDLYANVRPCVSIEGYKTPYTDVNIVTIRENTEGEYSGIEHVIVDGVVQSIKLITEEASKRIAEFAFEYARNNHRSNVTAVHKANIMRMSDGLFLQKCREVAENCKDIKFNEMYLDTVCLNMVQDPSQFDVLVMPNLYGDILSDLCAGLIGGLGVTPSGNIGANGVAIFESVHGTAPDIAGKDMANPTALLLSAVMMLRHMGLFDHAAKIEAACFATIKDGKSLTKDLGGNAKCSDFTEEICRRVKDLD comes from the exons ATGGCCGGGTCCGCGTGGGTGTCTAAG GTCTCTCGACTGCTGGGTGCATTCCACAACACAAAACAG GTTCAGACAGTAACTTTAATTCCAGGAGATGGAATTGGCCCAGAAATCTCAGCCTCGGTTATGAAGATTTTTGATGCTGCCAAA GCCCCTATTCAGTGGGAGGAGCGGAATGTCACTGCCATTCAAGGACCAGGAGGAAAGTGGATGATCCCTCCAGAAGCCAAAGAGTCCATGGATAAGAACAAGATGGGCTTGAAAG GCCCACTAAAGACCCCAATAGCAGCTGGCCATCCATCTATGAATCTATTGCTCCGTAAGACATTTGACCTTTATGCCAATGTCCGGCCGTGTGTCTCCATTGAAGGTTATAAAACCCCTTATACGGATGTAAATATTGTCACCATCCGAGAGAACACCGAAGGAGAATACAGTGGAATTGAGCATGTG ATTGTTGATGGTGTCGTGCAGAGCATCAAGCTCATCACAGAAGAGGCGAGCAAGCGCATTGCAGAGTTTGCCTTTGAGTATGCTCGGAACAACCACCGGAGCAACGTCACAGCAGTGCACAAAGCCAACATCAT gCGGATGTCAGATGGGCTTTTTCTGCAGAAATGCAGGGAAGTTGCAGAGAACTGTAAAGATATTAAATTCAATGAGATgtatcttgatactgtatgtttaAAT ATGGTACAAGACCCATCCCAATTTGATGTTCTTGTCATGCCAAACTTATATGGAGACATCCTTAG TGATCTGTGTGCAGGTCTGATTGGAGGTCTTGGTGTGACTCCAAGTGGCAACATTGGAGCCAATGGTGTCGCCATCTTTGAATCG GTTCATGGAACAGCCCCGGACATTGCAGGCAAGGACATGGCCAACCCCACCGCCCTTCTGCTTAGTGCCGTGATGATGCTGCGCCACATGGGACTCTTTGACCACGCAGCCAAAATCGAGGCTGCGTGTTTTGCTACTATTAAGGATGGAAAG aGCTTAACAAAAGACCTGGGAGGCAACGCAAAGTGCTCCGACTTCACAGAAGAAATCTGTCGCCGAGTAAAGGACTTAGATTAG
- the Idh3a gene encoding isocitrate dehydrogenase [NAD] subunit alpha, mitochondrial isoform X1, which yields MAGSAWVSKVSRLLGAFHNTKQVTRGLAGGVQTVTLIPGDGIGPEISASVMKIFDAAKAPIQWEERNVTAIQGPGGKWMIPPEAKESMDKNKMGLKGPLKTPIAAGHPSMNLLLRKTFDLYANVRPCVSIEGYKTPYTDVNIVTIRENTEGEYSGIEHVIVDGVVQSIKLITEEASKRIAEFAFEYARNNHRSNVTAVHKANIMRMSDGLFLQKCREVAENCKDIKFNEMYLDTVCLNMVQDPSQFDVLVMPNLYGDILSDLCAGLIGGLGVTPSGNIGANGVAIFESVHGTAPDIAGKDMANPTALLLSAVMMLRHMGLFDHAAKIEAACFATIKDGKSLTKDLGGNAKCSDFTEEICRRVKDLD from the exons ATGGCCGGGTCCGCGTGGGTGTCTAAG GTCTCTCGACTGCTGGGTGCATTCCACAACACAAAACAGGTGACAAGAGGTTTGGCCGGTGGT GTTCAGACAGTAACTTTAATTCCAGGAGATGGAATTGGCCCAGAAATCTCAGCCTCGGTTATGAAGATTTTTGATGCTGCCAAA GCCCCTATTCAGTGGGAGGAGCGGAATGTCACTGCCATTCAAGGACCAGGAGGAAAGTGGATGATCCCTCCAGAAGCCAAAGAGTCCATGGATAAGAACAAGATGGGCTTGAAAG GCCCACTAAAGACCCCAATAGCAGCTGGCCATCCATCTATGAATCTATTGCTCCGTAAGACATTTGACCTTTATGCCAATGTCCGGCCGTGTGTCTCCATTGAAGGTTATAAAACCCCTTATACGGATGTAAATATTGTCACCATCCGAGAGAACACCGAAGGAGAATACAGTGGAATTGAGCATGTG ATTGTTGATGGTGTCGTGCAGAGCATCAAGCTCATCACAGAAGAGGCGAGCAAGCGCATTGCAGAGTTTGCCTTTGAGTATGCTCGGAACAACCACCGGAGCAACGTCACAGCAGTGCACAAAGCCAACATCAT gCGGATGTCAGATGGGCTTTTTCTGCAGAAATGCAGGGAAGTTGCAGAGAACTGTAAAGATATTAAATTCAATGAGATgtatcttgatactgtatgtttaAAT ATGGTACAAGACCCATCCCAATTTGATGTTCTTGTCATGCCAAACTTATATGGAGACATCCTTAG TGATCTGTGTGCAGGTCTGATTGGAGGTCTTGGTGTGACTCCAAGTGGCAACATTGGAGCCAATGGTGTCGCCATCTTTGAATCG GTTCATGGAACAGCCCCGGACATTGCAGGCAAGGACATGGCCAACCCCACCGCCCTTCTGCTTAGTGCCGTGATGATGCTGCGCCACATGGGACTCTTTGACCACGCAGCCAAAATCGAGGCTGCGTGTTTTGCTACTATTAAGGATGGAAAG aGCTTAACAAAAGACCTGGGAGGCAACGCAAAGTGCTCCGACTTCACAGAAGAAATCTGTCGCCGAGTAAAGGACTTAGATTAG